The Cucumis melo cultivar AY chromosome 5, USDA_Cmelo_AY_1.0, whole genome shotgun sequence genome has a segment encoding these proteins:
- the LOC127149390 gene encoding uncharacterized protein LOC127149390 — MWKVDPKLWKEYLQWKKSRKTTHEERKVVSTTRKKDFFRQLEENTWVHGDTLDLLFAHLQNKMLHLKHHCKRSFRILHSSFLTGINKPDCIVWNHIFDTHLVTPDNKKAEWTDPTAHLTIWTEKDVEY, encoded by the exons atgtggaaagtggatccaaaattatggaaggaatacttgcaatggaaaaaatcaagaaaaacaacccatgaagaaaggaaagtagtctccacaaccagaaagaaagactttttcagacagcttgaagaaaacacatgggtacatggagac acattggatCTGCTATTCGcccacttgcagaataaaatgttgcatctcaagcaccattgcaagcgttcttttagaatattacattcctcttttctg actggaatcaataaaccagactgcattgtttggaaccacatttttgatactcatctggtgacaccagataataagaaagctgaatggacagacccaacagcacacctaactatatggacagaaaaagatgtcgAATACTAA